AGATGAACAACTTAGAAGGATCAATTCCAGAGACTTTGAGTAATATTAAGAACCTTAGCATGCTGAGCTTAGGCTACAATATGCTGACAAGGTATGTGCCAgccattgttgaaattataagcacataatgatttaatttattccataaataaatcatgacattgcagatgtaaactagattgaacgcatcattagatctacacatgtaaactaagcagtaaaatatgaacagatcaaatatgcgcaacatgtcgaacacgtaccgaggtggcggaaagaccgattgctcggcaggaactactcgcggttgtgagcgtcgacgaaggcgcgaagcacgcgagcggagaggaaggcgagccgtcgcggacgaacagggagcagtcgcgcgaagcgcttcccaaaaaccttattgccgccttctcccggtgcaggacgtcgaaggcagaggttccggagacctgctctcccgatcgccggtgcacgccggcgagcgggatggagtagtctacgagccacggcgcagtacagagtaggaggcaaaccctagattgatttcgcgtgtgttgtgtgaaggcggcggctcggtttatatagagataggtcgcttgatcagggcgcccgcacgatctccactccgcgtaaccgaaccggataagtcgcgcgtaacttatccggactccacgccattttcacgcaccggatttttcggaatgtttgcaaaacaaaacaaatccgaatttcccgcagcaaaacaaaactgcaaaaggaggctgcatctgcgcaagggtgaggagtcaattttgcggaccattcgacgcgtacgtcgtgccgCCTACCctaccaggccaggcgagcgagcgcgcacgtgtgttccccctcttctctccaccacacatacttcaagtggctaggagggcatcctcccttttaagaaGGTCCCCCTCttctagaataagcaaggtggtactaaactccacatgaatgtcatcccatgaggtgggcttttgtgattttccaaagaattaatcttcgaatgggccttagcccatctattaattccaacaatcccccaccaaatctcaaaatcccactgagatttgccttttccaatgtactgtttatataccagcggttcgatggagaccgattaaggttgaacatccatctagaactccaagctacacttactcacaacttgaacaatggactacgccttgaattgcaagtcttatGCAAGCAAATTTCACTTAGAGTCTTATCTGATACTAGACCGtatgtagactacccctcgagtggagcgtataagtcatactcctaagTCTTTAGTAAGCCTcttagaagattcacccaaaatttacatagactgcgaccaacagtcaagcttacaaaggtgagttctttcaagaatgctctacaggacagcatcttcgctaattaaagccaacagaactcattaaagcatagccaacctgccttgcagctcacgagagtacttgcatcttcacttagagagggtatatattggtactctcctctagtttactaatggtttgttcttcccaggttctaattcacgggatctccgatcatatagactgggttaccaccacagtataactcacatgggtctcaaacccatctccttcgatgcattgtctatcacatttcgtgatagtccctttgtgaagggatctgccaggtttctagctgtttggatgtaatccaacgttataactccggagtttctcaatttcctgatagacttcaatcgtcttttcacatgtctagacgatttcatattatccttagaactattcactttgacaattaccgtttgattgtcatagttcataaggatagccggcactggtttttcaacaataggcagatccattaatagatcacacAGCCAtcctgcctcaacagtagcagtatccagtgccgtcagttctgcttccatggttgacctcgtcaaaatggtctgtttgcaagacctccacgaaacagcaccaccacccagtgtgaagacatatctACTAGTGGCTTtaatctcatccacatcagagatccagttagaatcactataacccttaagtaccgcaggatacccagtatagtgaagccctaattccatagtacctttcagatagtgcattactcgctcaagcgcacgccagtgatcatctcccggattagaggtaaaccggctcaacttgctcacagcaaaggagatatcaggcctagttgcactagccaggtacatcagcgagccaatgatttgggagtattccagttgattcctagcaattcttttattcttgcgaagcaacaagctaggatcataaggtgttggagaaggcttactatcaatgtagccaaagcgattcaagatcttctccacataatgggactgcaataGTGTAAtctcattctcacctctaattagcttaatgtttaagataacatcagctattcccaaatccttcatatcaaaattttgagacaagaatgatttaacctcatttatcacctcaaggtttgtcctaaatatcagatgtcaatgttttgtcaaatttctcatgccattgcttaggagcttgtttcagaccatacaaagacttcaacaatttgcacactttaccttcttgaccttcaactacaaacccattaggttgatccatatagatctcctcatccagctctccattaagaaaagctgtcttaacgtccatttgatgaacgagaagaccatgtgaggctgctagggaaagtagcacacgaattgtggtcaatctagcaacaggtgagtaagtgtcaaagaaatcttcgccttctttctgagtatagcccttagcaacaagccgagccttgcacttttcaatagtaccgtcaggcctgagcttcttcttgaacacccacttgcaccccacaggtttacacccatagggtcgctctgtcacctcccaagtcccgttagtgataatggaatccatttcactacgaacatcctccttccagtagtctgcatcaggagatgcgtatgcttctgaaattgacttaggagtgtcatccacgaggtacacagtgaaatcatcaccaaaagacttagccgtcctttgtcttttactccttcgaggagcttcactgacatcctcctcagagacatgttcatgtgtatgttcagtttgttctggtggtgtgattgaactgggaattatttcagagggttggctcgaaccactatgtgtatccttcattgggaaaaagctctcaaagaaggtagcatcacgagactccataattgtaccaacatgcatgtcaggtacctcggatttaactattaaaaatctataggcaatgctgtgatgagcatatcccagaaagacacagtccacagtcttaggtccaagtttgcgcttcttcgttattggtacattgacttttgccaagcacccccatgtgcgcaaataagaaagtgatggttttctcccaatccatatctcatatggtgttttgtccttatttctgttaggaactctgtttaacacatgattcgaggtcaacaatgcctcccccccaCCATACCTTaggtagtcccgcggtgtccaacatggcattcaccaagtcagtcagtgtacGGTTCTTcatttcagcaatcccattagactcgggagaaaaCTCTCcgccacgatcagacctaagcctttttatctttctgtcaagttaattttcaacttctgccttataaattttaaaatagtctagagcctcgtctttcgttttcaacaagtacacatagcaaaatctagtagcatcatcaatcaacgtcatgaaatatcgttttccacccttcgtcaacaccccattcattttataaagatctgaatgtaggagttctagtggtgccaagtttctctcctcggcagccttgtgaggcttgcgaggttgcttcgattgcacacaactatggcacttagaacctttgacaatggaaaacataggaattaaacacatgctggaaagccgagacatcaagccaaaattaatatgacataaacgtgagtgccaaacattagcctcatcatccacactgccacaaatatggttcacagacttattgcagaaatcagaaaggaaaaagcggaacaggcctccgcactcataacctttaccaataaaatatccatgtttagacacgactactttattagactcaaaaaccaacttaaatctgtctctagtcagacgggagccactaacaagattcctgtcgatagaaaggacatgctgcacgttcttcagctgcacgatctttcctgaagtaaacttcagatctaccgtgccaacaccatgaacagaagcatgtgacccattccccattaggatggtggaaccccgtgcgacctgataagaagaaaacaatgagatgtcagcacaaacatgtacattggccccagtatcaacccaccaattagtagactgattaactgaaaaaacagtaggtaaattaccatacccgcttccatctccagtgttgccaatggtcacattagcagacttagaagtctgccctgcaggtgccttcatccccttgcgctgtggacacttcctagccagatgaccaggttgcccacacacaaagcaagtcctctcatcctggttaggattgttgttgttcttcttctgcttcttgaagttggttgtctgttgagctttgtatttcccctcactcttgttttgggccttgtgcacaacattggcactggactacccaccatcgcccttagacgcggcatatTTTTCCcaagctttctcctcaacatcaagagacacTATCAACCCCTCAATGGAGTATTCccgtctcttgtgtttgagtgcagtaccgaaacctctccaagatggaggtagtttcgcaataatgcacccgggcacaaatttgtcgggtaagacacacttaaggagttcgagttccttagccatggtttgtatctcatgagcctgttcgactacagaatgGTTGttagccatcttgtagtcatgaaactgctccatgatatacagatcattgctagcatcagtagcaccgaatttagtattcaatgcatcccacaactccttagcgtcggtcatatgcatatacacctcgaccagacgatcgccaagaatgctaagaatgcatcccacaaagagagtagtggcctcATAGAATTCTTTCTGCTGATCAGCATTAAGAACGCCCATAggcttgccagtactcacccagaaacATTTCATAGCTATCaaccacagagtgaccctgatctgccatctcttgaagtgcacaccggtgaatttatccagcctcagtgcatcggtaaaaccagccatagtaaaaatcacagcgcctataataaggtttttggattgttgaaattataagcacataatgatttaatttattccataaataaatcatgacattgcagatgtaaactagattgaacgcatcattagatctacacatgtaaactaagcagtaaaacatgaacagatcaaatatgcgcaacatgtcaaACACGTACAGAGGTGGCgaaaagaccggttgctcggcaggaactacccgcggttgcgagcgtcgacgaaggcgagccgtcgcggacgaacagggagcagtcgcgcgaagcgcttcccaaaaaccttattgccgcccaccttctcccggtgcaggacgtcgaaggcagaggttccggagacctgctctccccatcgccggtgcacgccggcgagcgggatggagtagtctacgagcgacgtgTGTtacgtgaaggcggcggctcggtttatatagagataggcaccggatttttcggaaggaGGCTGCATTTGCGCAAgtgtgaggagccaattttgcggaccattcaacgcgtacgtcgtgcacgcgccgcctgcccggcgaggcgaggcgagcgcacgcgtgtgttccccctcttctctccaccacacatgcttcaagtggctaagagggcatcctcccttttaaggaggtcactctctcctagaataagcaaggtggtactaaactccatatgcatgccatcccatgaggtgggcttttgtgattttccaaagaattaatcttcgaatgggccttagcctatctattaattccaacagccATGCTTTATAATATCTCATCTCTTTTTTCCATTAACCTAGACCACAATAACCTTAGTGGACGCATACCATCTAGCATTGGTTATTCATTACTAGACCTTGAGAGATTTTCCATGTCAAATAACAAAATTGAGGGATTCATACCAGCTTCGCTTGCTAATGCGTCAAAGCTACGATGGATTTCTCTTAACAACAACAAACTGGTTGGGACAGTACCATCTCTAGGATCCTTATCTAACTTATATATACTAGTTCTAGGAAATAACTATCTAGAATCTAAAGATTGGGCATTTCTCAAATCTCTCTCAAATTGCACCCGACTACAAATAGTGGCAATGGGCAGGAATTAGAAACTATATTAAGTGTGGCGGAAGGGGCGGCCGCTGAGCGACGCCACGTCGGATAGGAACAGTGCGCTGGGTGGCGATTTTGCGAAAAAGCTCTCTGCTTTGTTCGTAATTCGAAGTAGATCCCTCCGGAACAGTACTTATGAGCTGTTATTTTACGTATAAACCCTTATAAAAGTCAGTTATTACGTTAGAACAAGGGAAAAATCGCGAATAAGGACGGCTCTGTAAAACTTGAACGACAAGGGTCTTTTTTGCAAAACAACGCGCACTAACCCAAAcaaccccaaaccctagccgccacccccccacttctccctctcatctctccctccccctctcccgcctccaccccctcgcgccgccgcctccaccccctcGTGCCGCCATGCCCgcgtccacctccgccgccgtcgcgtcgccatctcCGAGCTCCTccgtctcgcgccgccgctgcctccgcctccccctccgtctcgcaccgccgccgcctccgccgttgcCGAGCGCCTTCCCCTTGCGGCacgccaaaccctagccgccgcccgctccctctctctcccgcgccgccgcccactccctctgcgtctctctccgccgccgccgccgcctccatccccaccgccttcaaaccctagccgccgtccgctccttctccctctccctctctctctctcgcgccgcctcccactccctccgccgtcgccgccgccgcagccgctgccgcatccatccccgccgccgtcaaaccctagccgccgccgcccacgtcccCGCCCTcccggacgccgccgcggggacggcggggggCGTGGAGGTGGGGATCTCCTGCGAGCTGTTCCACTccgcggtcgtcgtcgacggcggcgcctgGGTGTGGGCCAAGGGTGACGGGGGCCGCCTCGGCCTCGGGGACGAGTCCTCTGCCTTCGTCCCGCGCCACAACCCCAACCTCAGCGAGCTCCGCGTCCTCGCGCTCGGCGGCACCCACTCCGCCGCCCTGACCGCCTCCGGGGAAGTCTTCACCTGGTGAGGAAACCACCACCACATTGCTCATTTGAAATGCCTGAGTGAGTGCTCGCTGGATGAACTGCAAGAAGAATGCATTGCAAATTTATGAATTTGGCTGCTGCATCATTCAGTTTACTGTAGTCTGCAGGGGCTATGGTGGATTTGGAGCTTTGGGACATTATGTTTACCATAGGGAATTGTTGCCAAGGAAAGTGAATGGTCCTTGGGAAGGGAAGATATCACACATTGCTACCCGTGGAGCACATACTGCGGCAATCACTGACTCAGGTTGGTCTGGTTCATGCTTAATGCTGATTGGTGAAGACATTATGGATCATCTGCACAATTGAATGTTGTGGAGTACTTGCATTTTGCGATTGTCGGACCCCCTCATCAGTTATATTTTGGACTTTGCGAACAGGTGAGCTCTACAATTGGGGTTGTGATGAAGGCGATCGTAGGTTGGGGCTTGGAAGTAGAGGTGGTCCTGGTGCAGCTGGTTCTCTGAGTGTTCCTTCCAAGGTGAATGCTCTGCCTGTTCCAGTTGCTGCTGTAGCTTGTGGTGGCTTTTTCACAATGGCGCTGACTCCTGAGCTGATAATATTGTCCTGTTGTTTTAGCCACCATGGGACTTGGAAATTGGTGATGCATTTATCATACATTATACTTATAGGTGTGACTATGATATGAAGGTAATCATTCTCCTTTTGATGTGAAGTTTCAGTAACTGTATCTGTTAGTTTCCTGTTTTAACCATATATTTTGTGCACTAGGGTAAACTCACTCATGGCAAAGTTGCAGAATCGAGATTTGACAAAAGATCCTATGATAGTAAACCTCCCCCTAAAAATTTGCCATTGCCTCAAAATGGTTTACCTCAAAGCGTGGTATGGTTCAGCTCTGTATGCAGATATCTTATCTTAAGTTTGCAGCTTGAGTACCTTCTTCCATCGTCTTTTAAATGgacattaattttattttattttgtactgCTTGATTATTTTTTGTGTGAACCATAATCTTTGTTAGTATATTCAACCTTGCTAGAAAAAAGTTTGATTATGAAAGACATTGCACCATACAACTACATGGAAGTCAAAATACAAAAAAAGGCTAAACTGATATAAATACCAGTATTGCATTGCAAATAATTGAGATTCGAGACAATAATGGATATTAACAAGAAATTCAAAATGATGCATTGTCATTTGTGAATGTCATGTCAGAATAACATGAAACGTATTTTACttgtctgaattctgaaacgGCTACAGGTTTCTTGAGATCACTTCATTAGAATAACCTTGATAATTCTTCTCCATCAAGCTAATGCATACTGTACACAGTACAGcccttttttgttttgtatatATCCTTTTTTAACTTGGAATAGTGACCAATCCATATCATCGAATTTGTGTTGGCCACAGGTGACGCTTGTGAAAATGGTTAATGAAAAGGTTTTGATAAAATGGCACTTTCAATCTATCGCTACATGCTATAATACTATCCAGGACATTTTAGCGAAACTCGGATTTGATAATGACACAATGTCCAACTTCTCGATGTGATGTGGGCACAGGCACAGATCAATGTTTTTCTTAGCCATGTCCACCTGAGCATTTGTTTCAATTGATTTAAAGGGAAATTGAAGTATTAAATTGGTGGTTAGCAATATTTTGTATGCCAACAACAGCTGGTTTACCTGATTTAATAGATACTGTTGCAAGCTGTTCCATTTCATGTTTTTGCAGCTCAGCTATGCACTCAACTGTGGTGATTTGCTAATCTGTGTTAATCTCTATTAGATTATGTGTGCTTTTCAGCACAGTAGTTCTTTAGGACCAAACCTTTTTACATTAAACAGTTAATCTGCAATATAATTAAGTTATTTTGAATAAATTATAACATTCATGTTCTGCCATTTAGCAACTGAcagttttgtttttatttcagAGGGAAAGGGAAGCTTACTTTGTTTTCTGAAAGCGAAAGGTTGGGCAAGCTCATTGAGTGTCGGTGGTTGCACTTATGGGACACAACGCTCCTCATATGCCTATATCTTTGAAATGTCTATCCGCCTTACTGATTCAGGACTGAAAAATGTACGTATAACTTCTTATACCTAGATCTTTGATTGAAATGTCTAAGCATGTTTTGAATGAGTGAAACTCCCTTTCCTTTTTCATATCAAAGTATTTTACATGTTGATGTAGTGCCCGCATGGTTTAGCTTGACATTAAAATGTTGTGCAGTCCGAATTTGAGGAACATTGCTGACAATTTCCTATCACCTATCACTGTCTGTGTTCACCGCAATAATTTCAGATGTACCATCCCGTCTTGTAACTAGAAAGACGCATGAAAGTTTGTTACATCAATTTCAGCACTTCAATTTTTTGTGAAATACCATTAGAACATAACCACTTTGCTGTGATATGAAAAATAAATGTTTTATACCTTGGGAGGTTGTATGGTCATGTCTTCTTATACTATATTGGTCATTGATTTCATTTGATTTGATTGACTAATGTCTCTAAATTTAGCTACCCTTATGGTAGCCCAAGGAGAATTGTATGTTTGACGTCCCTGTTTTATGCCATTTGATCCCTCCAGGAAAACCAGCTGCCATTCAATATGGCAATGGTTCAGTTGCTGGGTTTTTCAACGAGGATAGTGTTACAATAGGTGATCTGGTTGTGAAAGATCAGGTATGCACTATATATCTCAGTTACTGATTATCTCTGATCATATACTCCAAAATATTTGAACACCGTTGCTTCACCGCTTTAGAAATTCATTGGAGTTACAAAGGAGCCAAGCCATATACTTTCATGGTTGCAAAATTTGGTGACAATCTTGGTCTCGGATTTCAGGAAATAGCTGTTTGGAGATGCAGTG
This window of the Oryza sativa Japonica Group chromosome 4, ASM3414082v1 genome carries:
- the LOC9270948 gene encoding uncharacterized protein; the encoded protein is MAPAILNLSSSSSFSPQHAIVLLVHLIILLSCHAVKQSAARSVNYSEMDRQALLSFKASTSSDPVGVLHSWSTSSLDFCNWSGVRCVCRGYGGFGALGHYVYHRELLPRKVNGPWEGKISHIATRGAHTAAITDSGELYNWGCDEGDRRLGLGSRGGPGAAGSLSVPSKPPWDLEIGDAFIIHYTYRCDYDMKGKLTHGKVAESRFDKRSYDSKPPPKNLPLPQNGLPQSVREREAYFVF